In the Primulina eburnea isolate SZY01 chromosome 15, ASM2296580v1, whole genome shotgun sequence genome, TACAACGTTATACGAAAAATTTAACACGGAAAATAATTGGGATACAAAATAAATAAGTGATGATGTCAGATAGTATCCGTATCCACATGCTCTGTTTTCATAAATTATGTGCGTGTCCAAAGATAAGTGTTGGGTAAAGCAGGGGACACTGTCAGTTCCCATATCCATCACTAAATTAAATTCATGCTATTTATTGATTAAAAACGTTTCTTGGAACCTGTTATCCTCACGCTTTGCCCATTAATTTTTTGCGTAATTACATCAAAACCCAAAATTTAATACAGATTCGTGAATGCAATTAGTTATTGTACagaatttaatatattaatttaccTGAATGATACGACGTAGAGGACGTTGGGGACCTTTAGCTGCATGAGTACCGAGCCATGGCGTATGCCTCCACGCAATGTTTCCGTCGCTGCCGGCGACCACTTTATTTCCGGCGACCGCCAGTTCAAGTGACCACATACCCGGCGACATTTGCCACATTACAAAACACCCATTTTCACCGCTTCTTGAACCCATCGTTCTCACGCTTTTGCCAGACGAAATCTCCGTTTCGCAGCGTATCAGTTTCACAACCCCAGATGTGTACATGTTCTTCGCACATTTTTGCTGCTTTGAGCACCCTGTTGCCGCCAAGTATTGCTGAATTATGTAATACGCCGCAGATGTCTCCTGTATCCAAATCAAATTCAAATGGGCTGAACGTATAACCAGAAATAAACAATTTACAGTTGCTTAATTCGATCACTCACGATGGGGATGTCTTTAATGTGAAGTTTCGAGATGGGTTTGTTTGAAATGGGAATCGGAGCGAGTGGGCATCCCAAAACGCCGAGTAGAAGTCTTAAATCTTGCATCTTCGCTGGACTAACGTTTCCGGATCCGTACAACGGCGGTGACGATGGAAAGCTGCTACCTCCGGGTGGCACACTTCTCTCCATTCCGAACCATTCCCTGATAATTTCCCAAGAACTCTCCTTTTGTTTCCCTTCTTGACTTTCCATTCCTAAATCCGGGCCTTCCATCAAAGGAGTCAGCTGTTGAACACACCACCTCTGTTTCCTATGACCCCTCGAAGCCATCGTTTCTACGCAAATGCAGCACTTTTAGCAATCCCAAGTGTTGATGAgatcaaaagaaaaagaaaccaAGAACAAGAGATGGAGATTCCAGCATAGAGAAGATATATTGTGAGTTTTAGAGTGAAAGAATCGGTAGCTTTAGGCTCAAGAAGGGACAAAAGGGACCGTCCATCTACCCAACGGCAGAGAGTGAGATCAGAAGATGACAAATTAAGAGTGATATTATAGTGAAATAGAGGTGTTTTTTGGGGATCGGGGAGGGGAGCTGTCGCTTTTGGACTGAAATTGTCGTCTCATTACTTCTTTTATTCTTCCGAGCCACTCCAAATGAGAGGGGTATATTGCTGCTGCAATTGTCATCAAGTTATTATGTATGCACCTACCGTTTTAAGACATGTTTTATTAGGATATAACTTAGTACGGGAGTCCCATGAAATTTTCTCGAGTGGGGAGTTTCTCCAGCTGTAAATTGTAATAGCTTACTTCTCACTACAATTTTGTGTCACTGTTATTTTACTACTATTAATATATACTTATAAACCAATATATCCCAATACTATAAAACCAACACGAGCCATGTTTTGTCGCAGAATTTCTCATCATAATTCATGCCAAAAACTAGATTTATTTTCAATGGCTTTTTAAGTTTGAATATTATAGATATTTTTAGTATTTCCACCTCTAAACAAATCGAGTTTGGATTTGTGAACCGAAATCAAACACGTCACGAATGcatttttgttttaattttagaTATTTGCGCGAGCattttgtataaaatataacatGGGTTCCGGTGCAGCATAGACCAAATCCTCTCTAagatataaatgtatattaGTTGAACGtatagggtgtgtttggttgagtggattaaataaggatagattaatagtccaatatttatcgttaaaattttaagttgttttaataatcattttgacccggtttaagatccaattttattaatcaaataattatccataaaattggatcttaaaccggatcaaaatgattattaaaacaacttaaaattttaacgataaatattggactattaatctatccttagttaatccactcaaccaaacacacccatAAAGTATTACTGATCATTCTAATTAATAATGGAAACTAAAAGTCCGATACCTATTTTTTattgaaataaatcaaacttataattttttaaaacttttattttaaaaatatgatctCATGGCATTTTTTTATGACGCTCCACTCGATTATCTTTACCCTTCTTTCCCCCACGGAAATGTATAGCCGTTTGGCAAAGTAGTTGGGCAATTGGCACCCTTCGGGCAAACCAAACAAATCTAAGATAATATATCAAATCTCGTACCAAGTAGGATATGTATTTCACCCACCTATTGATATATTGTTTTACCATGTAGCAACATATTTATATACTTTAGGGCAGGATCCTACTACCTTAAAGAAATTAGTTTCTTTATTTCTTATCAAATTTAATATTGTCCCATACATCGCTTCCGATCTATACATTTCAACAACAAATTTCGACGCACCTAAACTCGGAATTCTAATCAATTAAAGTTCATaaaactgaaaaaaaaattcaaatgggAGATTTTTTTTAGGTTCTTAGTTATGATCCGCAAAagttaaattcaaaatttttcttctttccCATAAATGTTTGAGTAGGCCTCTtgcgagacggtctcacgaatctttatctgtgagacgtgtcaatcctaccaatattcagaataaaaaataatattttttatggatatcttaaataagatatctatctcataaaatacgactatGAGATcgtatcacacaagtttttatggTATATGGTTTACAAGAAAAGGACGCATTAGTAGAGGCAAATCAAACGTTGTGGATACGAAGAGTTGGAGAGTCGGCATCAATTGGCTCCAAGTGGGTCAACATATATATTGACGCCAATTGGTAGCTCAACTTCCAAGGCaagactaaattttaaaaataacaaataaatatagaaatGGTTGGTGTAAACTGAACCTTGTTATTTTACTTTCACCTTGACAAATaatttagaaattatttttagtattttataaatgagaaaatttttaaatatgtatttggataaaaaattttaaatatgtatttggataaaaatgtgaaaaatatttttaaaatagttttcTTTACATATAGTTTTTAacgaaaaattattatatgctttttttatgtttttagaaCGAAggtaaaacataatattttttaattttcaaatattttaagagAATAGTTGTTTAAACACATATTTATTATTGAATGAACCGAGTCAAGAGATGTGATGTTCGGCTTTGGACCTAACAAAAGCCCAATGCCATATATCTATACAATAGTCATGAGCTCGGCCCGTTTAACACGACATTGGCACGTGGCGCATTAACTGGAGGACGACAATAATTATCGCGACACAAATACAAATTGACCATTCCTGTTGTAATAACCTACTCATTTATTTTCGTTAAAGAAAAAAACTAGCTCaccgattattttaaatttataaatattgtaTCAAATATATTTGTTTGTTTATCCGaccatattaaaaatattataaaaataactaactatttattaaaaatttggTTAATAGAATGTCTCTTTCAAAAAAAAGATATTTAATAATGATGACATGTATAATtgcttttattatatataaaattgatcAACGCATATACAAATACTTTGACgtgatatttatataatttttttaaaataaataaatcatataattttagtattttaactGTGGAGATCTTGGTATTTTAACgtgaaataatatttaattaaagggTTTCTTCCCTACGAAGTTCTAACATCACAATCAGTGCATTAATCACAAAATGGAACCACTTATAAATACTATATGGCGTTGAAATTAATGGCGAGCTACCCACTTTGGACCCTAATCTAAGTTTTAAACTGCATCATTGATTGTTCTGACTTCTGCACTGCAGCCCTCTTGTTTCGTGCTTCGGATCAGTTCGAAGATCCAAACACCATGTGTATATTAATTAATGGCCAACAAtttatatgtttttaaaaaataaactcaGTCTCCAACTTAAAATTATCGGAAAAAATTACTTCATTTTTTTCAACTAAACTTCACTCAATCGAGCTGATTTTTCCATATCCGTTGGTAATTCTGATGTAGTTGATAACGCGGCCTTTCCCAGCAAATTAGTTTCCCAAAACACAAAACCTATCTCCATGCATCTATATAGTatagttatttttttttacaaaaagatGAATTTGCTGCGACGGTCAGAATTATCGCGTCATCGGTGAATGAAAGCAAACTAACACAGAGCTTCATTGACGTAGGGGCGGATCTAGGATGTGGGAACTGGGGGGCCGTTTAgtttattttgcgacggtttttcaactatcgtcgctatatggcgacggtttttgaaaaaccgtcgcaaagttTGCGACAGTTTTcgtcacaaccgtcgctaagcAAAAAAAAGGTTTCTTCAGATTTCGAACTCGGACGGATCAAACGTTATAATTGGCTTTAGCCACTGAGATACATGGACGTATCATTCATTTTGGGGGGCCATATGTATATATCggtttatatatttagtttaaaaaaaattaatatatactaaaaactttttcgccctacactaaatccgcccctgCATTGACGTGTGTATTCAGTGGCCGGAAGAGATTAAAACTCGAGAGACCGATATTTACGCTGCCATGGAGATCTTGCTGAAGAAACGCTAGGACTTGCGACAACTCTTGGCTGTCATGATGGTGGGATTCGGCATTGACTTGATTTACTACGGCATGCCTTTGGGATTGGGCAATTTGTCTTTTGATTTGTACTCGAGCATCACTTTAAATGCAGTGTCGGAATTCCCAGCATCACTGATGACCTTTTTCCTTATAGGGAAGCTGAACAGAAAGGTTTCGAGGCTGGGACTATCAATGCTGATGGATTGGCAGCGCCACATGTGTTTTGGTGAGCAGGAAAGGGCTTCAAATCGGGCTTGAATTGGTTTCTTTTTCAGTGTGTGCATGGCTTTCAACGTGGTCTTGATTTACACGTACGCTGGAATTATTTCCTACTCCGCAGTGTCAATGGTGAGGTAGGTGCTGGTGGTTGGCGGAGTTCCCGGCCCGGTGCTTGTGGCTGCTGACAGAAAGAATGGGTTTATGTCTTATGGGATGTTTGGAGTGATAGTTTCTTTATGTAGGTTGTTTGTCTCGTGCCTGCCTGAAACTATGGGCAGAAAAATGTGCCAGACCATGGAGGAAGAAGAGGAGAATGAAGtctaaatttattattattggtTTTAAAGTTGGGATTCTTAGCCATTCACAATCATCTTTGTTTTATCTCATGTTGAATTAATATCATGCATTCGTTGATTTATCATCTTTATATTATCAATCAGGGCTGATTTGATTTGTAACTGATCTGgtcaacatttttttaaaaaaaatagcctCATGTAGTGTATTTGTTCACTACATGGGGaggttatttttttttaaaaaaaatttgaccaggTCTATTTCCCCCAAATATCCCTTGTCAAATCATTTATAATCTTATTCATGCCTCAAATATTGTTTTATATATTCTCTTATAAAATATCTTTGTTATGACATGAAAAATGTCTAAGCAAACACTCTGaggtcactacaagaaaaatgactTTCCGTAGCACGTcatcaacagcgtgcattaaaaaCACGCTGCGAATACTACTTTTCACGGCGTGCACCGACCTGTGCGTCGTTAATAGTGTTacacttgatactattaacggcgtgctttaaaagcacgctgcggatagtactATCGACGGCGTGCATATAAAGCAAGCTGCGGATagtaacttgatactattaacagcgtgcattaaaagcacgctgtggatattactatggacggcgtgcattaaacgcacgctgcggatagtaatatTTGCAGCTTGCAATTTTGTGCgctgttaataaattatataaacgacAGCTCACAATAAACGAACGCCGTTAATAGAATTATTAACGACGTGCAAgtttatgtgtgctgttaaaaataaatcattttttttaaaaaaaattcgtgtTCAGatattaacggcgtacattaatcgcacgccgttaatagtattattCACGGCATGCATATTATTAGCACGCTGCCGAAAATGAGTCCGAATTTCGATTTAAGGtcacaattagcgacggttgatcTATAACCGTCGCCGCCTTACACGATTTAAcgccacatttagcgacgggttaTCTACGACAGTCGCCGatgtagatcggcgacggttaactgataaccgtcgctaatagaaagaaatcggcgacggtttaataaataACCGTCGCAACAAAGCGCAAATTATCTATTTAAACCGATCTCCGTTTCATTTCCTCCACACTATttaacaacacttaaaatttttctatacttatatgattttagtttcgatttagatACCTGTTTTTGTTTCcatttttggttaattttttaatttttatttgttaaaatttattaaattataaagtattttttttttaaatttacacaaaatttagcgacggcttttaTAACCGTCGCGAAGTTTTAaccgtattttttttaaattccgtcgctattttagcgacggtgtttaattTATGAACCGTCGCTGATAGGAGACGGTTTTatccaaaaccgtcgctaatattttttttatgactaGTAACGGCGTACGCATGCACGCTGCGGAAAGTTGTATTAACAGCGTCCatatgcacgccgttaataataatattaacagCGTACAATGCACGCCgcggataatcttgaacttttaACAGCTTTTAACTTTGTAGCGTGCGATGCGCGCTGCGGAAAGCTCATATGCGCGCTGCGGAaagccatttttgttgtagtgggtGTACATGCCCATATTTGAACCAGCTTTATTAATAATTGaatatataatcataaaagatcaaaCATTTTCTAGGATCCATCAACCTGCTAGAAATCACAAAATTTTATGTGGATTTACTTCAAATACTATATGAGTAATAAATGCTAAGCTCCAAGATATGTATGAAATCGTGAATTCGGGTCATGAATAAGTAAAGAAAACTTTCCAGAGAGAGTCTgactaataaattaataataatcccataagctaTGAATCGATATGTATATCAGCTCTGTTTTCAAATTATAACTACCTTTTCAGCTTTAATATTACAGTTATTATGATGATGAATGAAgggaaaaaaataaacaaaatctTGGTTATTACTTTTTGTCGCTGAAGTTGTCGCATGTGGAAAAAATCTCTTCCAATGTTGTCGTCGTCGTCCTGAATATGTCATAACTCATATATTCACTCATCGAATCCGCTGCTGCTAAATCAATTTCAGGGAAGTTCTCTAGGGCAGTAAACAGCTCGGGTTGCACGGTTCGTCCTCAAACCATTGGGATATTTCCTGTCTCGGGAACTGTAAAAGTACCATTCCATGCATGTCTTTACTCGACAAAAATTATTTATCTGTGTAAAATGAAATAGcttgaattatatatattatttaatgtttTGAAGATGGGATGACTGAATCCGATCGATAATTATTACCTGGTAAATCCCATGTGATGTTGGTGAAAATCGCGAGGGTAGCTGGAGGTCGGATTTCGCTTTGGAAGCTTGGGTGGACCTTTGGAATCTGGAACACAAGCAGGAACGTTAAAAGATGACCGGAAGGTTGCTCTGGTGGAGTACATCTGACGCTCAAGTTAGATAATATAAAACAAAGAGAATATTGTGTGTGATTAGAATGAGTGAATGTATGAATAAATAAACAATGACCGGAATATGGTGTTTATAAGAGAAAAGCCCTTATGCGACTTGAATTCTTTGAAGACTAAAACTCTGATATTTGTTGAGTTCTAATTCTATAGGATTCTGGAGTCTTATTATGAGTTTTAAATCTATT is a window encoding:
- the LOC140814957 gene encoding uncharacterized protein — protein: MASRGHRKQRWCVQQLTPLMEGPDLGMESQEGKQKESSWEIIREWFGMERSVPPGGSSFPSSPPLYGSGNVSPAKMQDLRLLLGVLGCPLAPIPISNKPISKLHIKDIPIETSAAYYIIQQYLAATGCSKQQKCAKNMYTSGVVKLIRCETEISSGKSVRTMGSRSGENGCFVMWQMSPGMWSLELAVAGNKVVAGSDGNIAWRHTPWLGTHAAKGPQRPLRRIIQGLDPKSTASLFAKAQCLGEKRIGDDDCFVLKVAADRAAVMERNEGPAEVIRHVLYGYFSQKSGLLIYMEDSHLTRVHSTENDTVYWETTIGSSIGDYRDVDGILIAHQGRTVATVFRFGETSMHHSRTRMEEIWRIHDVVFNVPGLSYDSFIPPADIFDTEQKLVSP